A genomic region of Tamandua tetradactyla isolate mTamTet1 chromosome 2, mTamTet1.pri, whole genome shotgun sequence contains the following coding sequences:
- the ATP5IF1 gene encoding ATPase inhibitor, mitochondrial, translating into MAVSTLGSRMRLGAWGVRVMQNRGFSSDQSEGAGAVREAGGAFGKREAAEEERYFRQQTKLQLEALKKHHEDEIVHSKKEIERLQKEIERHKQKIKKLKHDD; encoded by the exons ATGGCAGTTTCGACCTTGGGTTCGCGGATGCGGCTCGGCGCATGGGGCGTAAGGGTCATGCAAAATCGAGGCTTCAGCTCGGACCAG TCTGAAGGCGCTGGGGCGGTCCGGGAGGCCGGTGGGGCCTTCGGAAAGAGAGAGGCGGCAGAAGAGGAGCGATACTTCCG ACAGCAGACTAAACTGCAACTGGAAGCCTTGAAGAAACACCATGAAGATGAGATCGTTCATTCTAAGAAAGAGATTGAGCGTCTGCAAAAAGAAATCGAGCGGCACAAGCAGAAgatcaagaaactaaaacatgatGATTAA